Part of the Terriglobales bacterium genome is shown below.
TATTGTTTCCGGATTGACCTGTGAGCCCATCCCTCTGAGTACGCACTATTCCGCTTATATTTCCAAAGAGCGGGCAGCGCAACTCGTTTCCAGCGAAGCGCTTCTGGGACTCATCATCGAGTCTCCGTCAGGAAAGCGACTGGCTTTTATGCCCGCCGTCCCCCAAGTGGATGACGCCCTGCTGAAGCAGCTCGACTCCACCGACCTCGTGCTCTTCGACGGCACCTTCTGGAGCGATGATGAGCTGATCCGGGTGCAAGGCAGCGGACACACCGCGCGCCAGATGGGACACATCCCTCTCTCCTCATCGCATGGCAGCCTGCACAAGCTCGCCAGCGTGTGCCGTCCGCGCAAGATTTTTCTGCACATTAACAATACAAATCCCATCCTTAATCCCACGAGTCCTCAGTACGCCGAGGCGCTCACCGCCGGCTGGCAGATCGCGGAAGATGGATGGCAGATTGAGCTGTAAAGAACTCCCACCGCAAAGGCAAGGGTGCGTGAGAACTACCGTGGAAGAGCACGGCTTTCAGGCGTGCGTTTAGTGCTTCATGATAATTTTGGGCTTTAGCTGTGGTGCATCAAGAGGTTTTGACCTTGTCCCTACCGAAACATTCCCGTAACGATCCTCTCGCTCCCTGCACAATTTAAGTGAAGTATCCCGCAATGACTCTCCAATCTTTGGCGAAAGCACTGTTATTCGTCGCGTTGCTGGCGCCGGCAACGGCAACGGCCCAGCATGTATCCCTGCCACCGGTGGATCTTGGCGATACAAGTTTCCAGGATGGCGTTGGTGGGCCGGGCGTGCTGCTGCAGGAAATACTTGACTCGTCTTATAGTGGCCGTCTCAATGGCCCTCACGGAGAAAAGCTTCCAGGCAATAACTCCATTCAAGCATCTGCTTCGGTCTCCGAGCTTGGCTATCAAACCAACAAGAAATTTTTCGGCGCTTTCTACGGGGTTGAGGCCTTGCTGCCCGTGGTTCACGCGGACGTCAAGACCGATCTCGGTGTTCGCGGGGCATCGGGTGCAATGGGCGACTTCATTTTTAGCCCACTACTGCTGCAGTGGACGGGAGGTAAGCTATTCGGCAAACCAATCAGCCATCGCTTCGACGCTGATTTTATTTTTCCCACCGGCCGGTACAGCCCTAACTCCAGTGTCAACATCGGCAGTCACCTGGTGAGTGCCAATCCCAACTATGCTTTCACGTTGTTTCTTGCGCCGCGCTTGGAAACAAGCTGGCGATTTCATTATCTTTGGAATTCAAGGAACGACGATCCTGCCCCGGTGTTCAAGGCCAGCAGCATTCAACCTGGTCAAGCCGTGCATTTGAATGCAGCGCTGTCGTACCAGGTGAATTCGCGCTTGCGGGCGGGCATTGCGGGTTACTACTTGAAGCAAATTACCGACCCCAAGGTTGATGGACGCACTGTCTTCAATGCCCGAGAGCAGGTCGGAGCAATCGGGCCGGGCCTGGTGGTATCCACCAGGCCCTTTGACCTCTATTTGCATACCTTCTTTGAGATGGGCGCGGAGAATCGGCCGCAGGGATTGAAAGTCGTTGTCCGAATCTTTAAGGTCTTTCCCTACAACTCCGCTGCAAATCACTAGATGCGTTTAAAGACTGCTACAAAATCAACAGGTACGAAAACCCCATTTGTTCCAAAATAGGAAAATTCCATTGTGGAACAAATCTCAATTCTGCTTTTAATTCTGTCTGAAAACTGGACTGCTTTCCACAATCTGCATCTTCTTCATTCGGCCGAGCTTCGTATAAACAATGCTATGACGCTGATGTATCAAGACTTACCGTACTGGTCGGCTTTGGCAACCGATGTGCTCTTACATAACCAGAAAGCGAACGTACCCAGAGGAGATAGTCCAATGAAAGAAAATGAAGTAATGCGGCTTGAAGGTGTTCTGCTCAGCCACGATGCTCAAGTGCTCTGTGTAATGAACCAGGTGCTTGATAATTTCGAGATTGAAACTGAAGTCTGCACCGAGTCTGACTCGGCGCTCGATGCCGTCTCCAGCAGAAAGCTGGATACCTTGATTGTAGATTGGAACGGCGGCGACCAACCCGCAGAGGTTTTGAGTGCGATACGCAAATCTCAGGACAACGCCAAGTCCACCGTGCTGGTGATGGTGGATGGCACCCCGGATATGCAGGCTGCAACCCGCGCCGGCGCCAACTTCATCATGCACAAGCCTATCAACTTCGAGCAGGCTACACGTTGCCTGCGTGCTGCCTACGGGACCATGCTTCAGCAGCGCCGGCGCGCGGCGCGCTATGCGGTTGATGTTCCGGTGACCCTGAATATCGTTGGCGGGGGCCAGGTGGAAGGCAAGATTACCGACCTCAGCGTTGGCGGGTTAGCGTTTTACAGCAAGCAAGCCCTGCAGGTGGGCCAACAGGTATCTTTCGGCTTCAAGCTTGCGGGATCTTCTACTCTTATCCATATAACCGGCAAAGTGGTAAACACAGACGGCAAGAACCGTGCGGGCATTTGCTTCACCTTCGTGCCTCCGAGTGAGTTCACTGTGCTGAAGCAATGGCTGTCAACCCGCATAGCCAAGCTGATGGACCAGCAGGTTTTCGCCGATTACGCCAACCGGCTGAACTAAAGGAGCGATATATGCATACCAGAGTGCTACTGATTGAAGATTCGAGGTTCCTGCGTGAAGCGTTGGAAAAATCTCTGACCAGAAAAGGATTTGAAGTTCGAATGGCGGCCGATGGTGAAGAGGGCTTAAGAATAGCGCAGGAAGAGGGAAAGTTTGATCTGATCGTGCTTGACCTCTTCCTGCCCAAGCTCACCGGGTATGACGTCTTAAGGCGCCTGCAAGAGGATTACGCAACCAACGATATTCCTGTCCTCGTGCTCAGCGGCATCGCCAAAGAGAATGAGCTCCGAGATCTGATGAACAACGGCGCTACCCAGTGCCTGGCTAAAGCAACCCTGGATCTGGCGGCGGTTGTGGCCAGCGCCGAAAGCTGTCTGCATCTGAAGCAACGCGTAGCATAGAATCAAGCCAATATCTGCCGCATCACCCAGCCGATTTCCCCGCGATAAAACAAAACAGGCCCCGAAGGGCCTGCATCAACTCGAACTGGCAACCGGAAGCTATTTAGGCTGAGCCACAACTTTGGCCTCGCGTACCTGCGATGCTGCAGCATGTTCCGGCGCAAAGCTGATCGTATCCATGCTGTGGACCAGGTCTTCTATGTCCTTGGGGTTCATGGCCATAAAGGAAAATGTGACTGCGTAATTGGGAAGCAAGGTGAAAACCAGGGTCTGATAAATGGTCGGACTTCCCGGTACGGGCTTGGACATCATATCAATCCGATAGAATTGCTTGCCTCCAAATGTATAGCTCTTGTCGGGATTATTCTTGTTTTTATCGGAGTTGCTTTTGTCATTGCTTTTATTTGCATGCAGAGTTTGGAATGCGCCCTGAGGTCCGGCAAACACATTAAGCGCCCCCTCCACGAAATCCTTCGGTGTTACGTTCGAACCTATCGTATCCACGCTAATGCTGACGTAGCGCATGTCGGACCCATTGGAAGCCGAGGGATTGGCGGTAAACAGTGTGTACATCCGTGTAGCTGCAGTACTGGAAGACTGCACCACGTTGCCGTCCCATCCCTCTGGATAATGGTACGAAAATCCGAAATAGCCGTTCACATAATGCTTTGCATTGATGGTGCCATAGTCCGGGCGGGCGTCAGTTTGCGCCGGCATAGCGGCTGTGCTGGCAGAGGCGCTCTGCGTTGTTGTTGGCTTGGGATTTTGCGGTAACGAACTAGCGTTTAGAATCTGACCTACCAAGGGCGATGCCACCAGTACGATGGCACACAGCAAAGCATTCATAACAGAACGCTGTGTGAACATGGGAAACCTCCATTGTTTAATGGGGGATAGCTTTTGGGGGGATCAGTTATTTCTGGAGGGGTATTTACAACAAGATAGTAGCCCAAACCTGGGCTGATGTCACTGTATTTTTGAATAGCAATGATAAGTATTTTTAATGCTTAGGCGACCGGCTTTTGGATGGCGCACACTTGGCCTTCCCAGAAGTGCTTGATTACAAACTGTTTATACATGAACCGAAGGGAGGCCGATGTTGGAAAAGGTGCTTGCAGTCGTTGTAAAAAAAGGAGCAGCGCTGCGAACGCGTTGCCCCCTGATTCATACTCACATTTTTACCAATGTTTAGAACGGCTCGAATATATGCGAGAAGTCCCAGGTGTTTTGCGAAACGCCGCTGCAACTGACGAAAAAACTCATTTACAATAAAGCCGTTTGTTCTTCCTTCCCATAAATCGTTTTGAAACTTGAAACTTACAATAAAAGGATCTTCCGATGAAATTCTCTCGTTTCGTTGCGCTTGTCACCATGGTTTCGATTTCATCAGGAGCGTATCTGCTTCACGCTCAGACCAAAAGCCATGCGAAGAAGAAAAAAACTCCTGCTGCGTCTGCGACCGCTCCGGCGCCAGTCATCAAAGCTCCCGTGATCACTACAGGCAAAGACGCTTTCATTGATTACACCCAGGAAAAACCAGGCGCCTACCGCAAGATTACGGTGCCAGATTTGCCGGAGCCGTTTGCAACCGAGTCTATTGATAATGGACCGAAGGTTGTACCCCGTCCTTCGGGAGCCTGGCCCCAGGCCCTGCCCGGATTCAAGGTTGAACTCTACGCTTCAGAGCTCGACAATCCACGGCTCATTCGTACCGCTCCCAACGGCGATATCTTTCTTGCTGAGAGCAATCCCGGAGTGGTGAAGATATTCCGTGGCGTGACTGCCGATGGAAAAGCTGCGGAAACGGAGGTCTTCGCCACAGGTTTCAAGAAACCTTTCGGCATCGCTTTTTACCCTCCAGGTCCCGATCCACAGTGGGTTTACATCGGTAACACCGACGCAGTTGTCCGCTATCCTTATCACAATGGAGACATCAAGGCGGCCGGCCCGAAGCAGGTCATCGTCTCTAATCTGCCCTCTGGCGGTTTTTTGCGCGGCGGAGGCCATTGGACGCGCGACATCGCTTTTTCCCAAGACGGGAAAAAGATGTATGTTTCTGTTGGTTCGCACTCGAATAAAGATGACACTGACGGAAATTCTGTCGAAAACCGCCGGGCCGACATTCTGGAATACAACCCCGATGGCTCGGGCTTCCGCATTTATGCCTATGGCATTCGCAATGCTGTCGGTATTGCCTTCCAACCTGAGACCGGCGAATTGTGGGCCTCAGTCAACGAACGCGACACCTTGGGCGATGACCTTGTTCCCGATTACATCACTCATGTTGAGGAAGGCGGATTCTACGGCTGGCCCTGGTACTACATGGGTGGACACTATGATCCCCAGCACAAAGGCAAACATCCTGAACTTCAGAGCAAAGTAATAACTCCCGATGTGCTTCTGCAACCCCACTTTGCTTCGCTGGAAATGGTTTTTTACGAAAGCAGGCAGTTCCCTGCCGAATATCACGGCGATATCTTCGCCGCGGAGCACGGCTCCTGGAACCGTCACAAGCGTTCAGGATATGAGGTGATTCGCGTACCTCTTAAGAAAGGTAAAGCTGGAGGCGAATACGAAGACTTCCTGACCGGCTTTACCACCGACGACGGCAACGTCTGGGGACGCCCCGTGGGTGTTGCTGTCGGCAATGATGGTTCATTGTTTGTCACCGACGATGGCTCCAACTCGATTTGGCGAGTCAGTTACGTAGGCAAGTAGGAGCGAAGAAAGCTCAATCATTCAGCTTACAAATAAAAGCTGACAACAAAAAAGGCAGCCCTATGTGGCTGCCTTTTTCTCTGTCTCAATATAAATTATTTGCTGGCCTGCAGTTGTTGCAGGTCTGCCAGCACTTCGTCGCTGTGCGTCGCCGGCTTGACCTCAAGATACACCTTGCGGATGGTGCCGGTCGGATCAATCAGAAAAGTATGGCGGGCTGCATAGGTTTGACCCTGATAGTCCTTCGCCGAGCCATATTTCTGCGACACCGTGTGATCGGCATCAGACAGCAGCTTGAAATTCAGGCCTTCCTTGGTGCAAAAACCTTTGTGCGAGTCCACCGTATCCACGCTTACTCCAACGATGGCGGCATTCTTCTGCTCGTATTTATCCATGTCTCTTTGGAAGTTGTGGGCCTCTAACGTACAACCGGAGGTGAAATCCTTGGGATAGAAATAAAGTACGACCCACTTGCCTTGAAACTGGTTTAATGAAACCTGTTTTCCCTCCTGAGATGACAGGGTAAAATCCGGAGCTTTAGTTCCGGCTGCCGGGGCTGCGGGCTGCTGTGACTCGTCAGCCGAGAAAGATAACACCGACGCGCACACTAGAAACAGCAGCGATACAACGAGAATCCTCATAATACCGTTCTCCTTTCGTTAGAAAGGATAAATGATTTGTCTAAACTTTGGCCAGAAACAGGCTCCGCTTATCCAATAATTTACAAACTATTTACAAAGACGCTTTTTCGCCGAATCAACTATTCATGAACGAATCGTCCCAGGTTTTCCACCAGCATCTTCATCTGATGGTAAAACTCTTTGATCCCAGGAGTATCCAGATCGAGGTCGCCACTGTGTATGTCGTTCATCAAGTCCTTTGACAGTTCCTTGGCGACGCGCATACGTTCCTCCACGACCATGGCAATGACTGAGAATGGATTTCCACCGGCCTTCTGCTCCTCCTGGATCCACTTTTGCACGGCAAACGCGGTATGCCGCGCATTGTTCATTGCTTTCCTGAATTCCACTAATACACGTACATCCACCGTTCCAGTTTTGATATCTTGCGTTAGTTGCTTCAACTCTTCACTGGTTTTCTGCAATCGGGAAGTGAGTTCTGGATTTGCACTTTTGTCATCGGGCATAGTTGTCCTCAATTGCAGCGATTGTACCCAAATTCCAGGTAAAAACTCTAAAATCCACTCGGCAGAAAGCCCTCATGTTAATAGCCATAGGTTTTGAGGCTTATTTGTCTCTTGGATTGAACAGCCACCACTCTGTAGTTACCTTCGTACCTGACCTTCGAGCGAACTTCCATGTCCCGGCGAGCCTTGGCCCCAGAAAGGAACGGTTCCCAAATCGGAATAGAGTTTGATATGCTACTAGTGAGCGAGTTGATTCGCTCGACTTCCCCCCAAGTCGCTGTAAGAACCAGAATGGCAGTAAAAAAATAGCTCGCGAGGAGTTTAAGTGCGCAAATCAAAAAAGAAGACTAGAACTAAGCGAAAGCCGGCAAGACCCAGATATTCCAAAGATGTCCTGGCCAAATTACGCAAAAAGCACCATATTATGAAATGGCGCGATATGCAGAAATTGGCCATCGATAAAGCAATGCGGGCCACCAAGGGAGACAAGCTTTTGGTAGCGGCTCTACTGGGCGTGGGGAAGACGACGATTTATCGGAAAATCTCCTAGCACTTCATCCGAAATCAATCTGTTTTGACGAAAGGGCAATTTCAGGCTTTGTCCACCGTCTTTCTCCGTTTGTATTTAAGGTGATATTCAAAACTCTTGGCTGATGTGTTCCACGTTTTGGGAGTCTGCGTCTCAGGAACCGATGCAAGGGACGTAAACCTAAATCCCCCGCAAGGGAGCTTTAGCGGGATGGCCCAAAGTCTTCACCATAGTAAAAAGCGGTGTTCCAAACAAATCATGGGGACCTTCGTTGCTGCGCTGAAAACCCAGGCCTTCATAGAGCACGATCGCGTGAGTTAAGAAAGGCGTCGTGCTCAGAAACAAACGCCTGTGGCCGTGTGCAGCAGCGAAGCTCTCGATGTATTGCAAAAGCAGTTTCCCGATTTTCAAACCTCTTGCTGTGGGAACAACCGCCATGCCACGAATGTAAAGTTGTGTGCCTTTGGACACCGCGGAAGCCGTGCCCACAATAGCGTTATCATGCAACGCAACCCAGACCGGGCCTTCGCTCATACGGGCAAGCACCTGATCACTCTTCGGAGTAGTTGCCGAAAAGCCTTCTTCCGTATAAGAAGCTCTGTACTCCAGGAACGACTCGAGCAGGACTGCCGCAATCAAGGCAGCATCTTCTGCAACAGCCTGGCGTATCTCTACGCCCGGATGTTTTGATCTCGTCTTCCGCTTGTGCATATCCCAATTCTAGAGCGTTTCCAGCATGGCTATGCCCTTTCGGTGGGATCACGTGTCAGGGTACGGATTTACAGGTTGCGGAAAAAGTCCCTCGTGTGTGAAGACATGTGTCGGGGCACGACTTTAGAGGTTGCGGAGAAACTCAATTCTCGTGAAGTCTTTCGGAGGGGCACAGCTTTAGCTGTGCCGGAAGTCGTTGGGAAATAACACTTCCTTGCTGCCGTAGGCATGCGCGCAGCCGGGTGAGCTTTTGGTGAGTGCTGTCTCGCACGAACCAAAAGCGAGGGCAAAGCCCTCAGATGAAAAGCGGAGCGCCCCAGAAAAACGTTTTTCCGCAGCCTCTTTAGTTGTGCCGCTAAGCTGCCAAAAATGAACAACTCCACTCTGCCGAAGGCATGGCGTAGCGAAGCTGAGCGCTAGAAAAAGTTTTACACCAACCCTGAAGACGCTCTAAAGTAAAGACCTGAATATCTTCAGTTGGCTGCCTTGCGCAGCACGGCGCTCTGCCGTTCATCGGAATTGATCTGGTGCAAGAAATCGCGGAATGCATCCAGCTTCTCTGCAGGCACAGCTACGTCCTTAATCTCGTACGTGCGCTTGTAGTGCAGCGTATTGCCGTTGACTTCGACCACGCTGGAGTAATATCCGTAATCGCATTTGGCCTCGACCGGCTGCGGCAGCTCGTCCACAACGTAGCCCGGCGGAAGCGTAATCTCGAAATCATCGGTCTGCAGGGAGGGATCGCGTAACTCCACCGGGTAAAGGCGTTTCTTGTCTTTTTCTTTTCCCAGTGCCCCGCCTTTTTGCCCGAGTACGCGTGGGCGTACTAATAATAGATTACCCGAAGAGCGTGCGTAGTTTTCTGCAACGAAGTTATACTTCAACGTCAATGCAAGATTGTACTGATCAAGGTTCCCCACAGATGCCGATTTGATGGAAAAATTGTTCACTGAATTGCCGACGATATTTTCCACTACTTTTGCGCGCTCTGCCGGTTGCACCGCTTGAAACTCTGCGCGACGGGAAGCCGCCTCCCCTCCCGAGCGGACCTCGTCCACGTCTCCCGAAAGCATCCCCGTAGGACTCAGCGTAAATTTCGCTGAACGAGTTAGACGGCTGGCAGAAGGCGCCAGCAAAGGCGTGTGCACCAATTCGCCTCCCTCCGGTGCCGCTACAAGTCCATAGCTATCCTGAAGGTAGTAAGGCAGATAGCCAAAAGGCGTATACGAACTTGTGGGATCAAAAAACAAAAGACGGCCCAGTTTGGGGTGTTGGACAATTGCGTACAAGTTGGCGCTGGGAACGCTTTCCGGCAACCGAATGGCCAAGATAGCATGATTGCCAGCAATAGAAGGGGTCTCGGGGACAACAATGCCTCGTTGAGTATCCACGATAACGTAGTAGGACTCAACGCCGATTTCATGCATCATGGTGCTCAACAGCGTCACCTTGTCCTTGCAATCCCCATAGCGGTTACGGAAGACTGCATCGGCAGAATGCGGTTGAAGACCGCCAATGCCAATCTGGATCTCGACGTAGCGTATATCATGCTGCATAAAAGACGCCAAAGCCTGCATCTTGTCGAGTAGCGTTGGAGCATTCGAGGTTAACTCTGCCACCTTTTTTTGAATCTCCGGAGTGGGTTGTCGGCGATCAGCGGTAAGCTGCGCATACCACAGCCCAATATCACGCCACGATCCGCTGCTCTTGGCGCGCAATGCAGAATCGCGCGGATAATATTTCACCGTCAGACGCCCGGCAACGGCCAGCCACGATGGCATATCGTCTTCGTGCTCAACCGCCGGCAGATTCTCCGTCTCCCATACGTACTGAGTGGGCCCATCGGGCTGGGGCTTGACCTCCGCATAGTTGGACCAGTATGTAGCCATTTCCCAACCAGCAGGAAGGTTTAGCGTGAGACGGCTATGGCGCACCGGAATTTGATGTTGTAGCTGCCAGATATCCTCGAATACGTACGGCCGCTCCTTCTGCACGAACTCGTAACCGACAATGCTTCCAGGTTCAACCGCTGGAAGCTGCAAACCTTTGCGACGTTCGTCACTATAGAGATCTTCAGTCCATCCACTTTCGATGGCGTCCTTTTCATTCACCTGATACTCGGGCCCGGTCGGCGGGATGGCCCAGGCTTTCAGATATGAGAGCTTGGTCTCGCTATCAAAATTGACTACGACTGTGCCGTATTCGTCGCGCGCCTCCGGGCGCAGGATTTTATAGGCACGCCGGTACAGCGTCTCGATTTCACCGTTGTCCTTGACCGTGGTGTTGCGTTCATCCAGCAGGATGACCGCAACCGTCTCGGGCGGATACGCGGGCAGGGTCTGCCGTGCCGCTTCGTGCATCCAGTCGGGAGCTTTGTCAGCCGCCTTCATCGGCGATGGCAATCCCAAAACGAGCAAAGCAAGGCACATTGCGGCCCAAACTGCCGAACGCTCGCTTTTGCGCAAGAAACTACTTTTTCTGGGCAGCCTGTGCCGTCGTGAGGACGAGCTGTGACTCATCGTCGCTTTTGACCTGACTGAAAAAACTCCGTAGTGCCCCATAGTACTTCACCTCGAACAGAATTTGCTTTACATCCAGGCGACGATCAATATGTACGATGGATCCTTGCGGTGTAGCAGCCAGGCTGTAGTCAATGACCGCTGCTTCTGGCGTCTTTACCGCAGGCGGCGCCGTCTCGATGCTATACCCGTCGGGGATATGCAGAATGATCTCATCGTGCTCCGTGTAAGGATAGTGGAAGTATATGACGTTCACCCGCTGGGCGGATTCGAACGCCTGGGCCTCGGGCGAGCGGAACACCGTGACCGGGGCCAGGATGCGGCGCCCCGTGGTCGCGCCGAAGCCGGTCATGCGAATCTTTCCTTCGATATGCAGCGGGGCATTGTTATTGTCCCAACCGGTGGTCTCGGTTATTTCAAAAGAGGCCTCAGAAGGTAACCACTCGCGGACCAGATCTGTCATGTCCTTTTTCTTGCCGGCATCGTCGTCTTCATGTTCCTCTTGCCGGCGCATACAGGCAGACGCGTCAAAATAGTCAACGATGATCTTGCCCGAAAGATTGCCGTCTGCGTCGAGCCCGATGTCAGCCTTGCGTTCGCGCCTCGCATCATTAGCATCGGGAACGGTTGTGGTGATGGTATCACCACCCTGCTTATTCAGCCGTATGCCTCTGACCCCGGTCTCTGACCATGGCAACAGGCCGTAAGGATAGAATGGGTCTCCTGGATCAAGATAAACGTCTTTATTTTCCAGTTTTACCCAAACGAGGTCGTCGTCAATTTCTGATGGGTCCTCCATCTGTTCGTGAAAGAAGTTGTTACTGCGAGGGGCCACATACACCGTGGTGGCCTCAAAGCCAGCCGTCCGCGCCAGACCAATAAAGAGAAAGTTGATCTGGCGGCCGGTTCCGTAGCCGTGCTTCAGCACATCTTCGACGTTGTCGTTCTTTTTGAGGTTCTCGACCTTGATTTCTTTTTCGGTCTTTTCAACGTCATAGAGAGTGTTCCGTATCTTCTGAACACGAGCGTAAATCTTCCGCAGTTTCGTCTCTGTAGAATCGTTTGGAGAAATAATCTGGCCTAGCTCTGATTCCAGCGCACCCTTGCGGTTGATGTAGTGTTCAAATTCGTCGTTCCATTTCTTGCCCATGCGCTTCCAGTAATGGTCCGGGGGCTCATTGCTGGGTTCATCCGATTGACGGTAAAAAAATTCCAGGCGGGCCTCCAGGACCGGCCGCGGGAGCATGTATTTCTCATCATCAATCCCCGGCATATCATGCAGCTCCATCATATAGGAGCCATCTGATTGTCTTTTGGGCTCGGTTTTGTGAGGAGTGTTGTACCGCCAGTACAACTGGTAATCAATATCCCGCTTGGAAGGATGGAAAGCGAATTTGGCATAGCGGGTGAAAAGATCTTTTTGCAGGATCCAAACGGGTTCCACCAGGTATTCCCGGTCGTGTTGCTCACGATACTTGTATTCAATAATGCAACCCGGTTGTACC
Proteins encoded:
- the pqqB gene encoding pyrroloquinoline quinone biosynthesis protein PqqB, encoding MHVKILGSAAGGAFPQWNCACRNCSSLRAGTFKGKARSQTQVAISEDGHSWFLLGASPDLRTQIEATPQLHPRSGARQSPIAGVVLTNADIDHVLGLLLLRELQPFCVYTTHSIRRILLEDNSMFAMLNRVPDQVQWADIVPRQPFSLDTVRGIVSGLTCEPIPLSTHYSAYISKERAAQLVSSEALLGLIIESPSGKRLAFMPAVPQVDDALLKQLDSTDLVLFDGTFWSDDELIRVQGSGHTARQMGHIPLSSSHGSLHKLASVCRPRKIFLHINNTNPILNPTSPQYAEALTAGWQIAEDGWQIEL
- a CDS encoding transporter — encoded protein: MTLQSLAKALLFVALLAPATATAQHVSLPPVDLGDTSFQDGVGGPGVLLQEILDSSYSGRLNGPHGEKLPGNNSIQASASVSELGYQTNKKFFGAFYGVEALLPVVHADVKTDLGVRGASGAMGDFIFSPLLLQWTGGKLFGKPISHRFDADFIFPTGRYSPNSSVNIGSHLVSANPNYAFTLFLAPRLETSWRFHYLWNSRNDDPAPVFKASSIQPGQAVHLNAALSYQVNSRLRAGIAGYYLKQITDPKVDGRTVFNAREQVGAIGPGLVVSTRPFDLYLHTFFEMGAENRPQGLKVVVRIFKVFPYNSAANH
- a CDS encoding PilZ domain-containing protein, translating into MKENEVMRLEGVLLSHDAQVLCVMNQVLDNFEIETEVCTESDSALDAVSSRKLDTLIVDWNGGDQPAEVLSAIRKSQDNAKSTVLVMVDGTPDMQAATRAGANFIMHKPINFEQATRCLRAAYGTMLQQRRRAARYAVDVPVTLNIVGGGQVEGKITDLSVGGLAFYSKQALQVGQQVSFGFKLAGSSTLIHITGKVVNTDGKNRAGICFTFVPPSEFTVLKQWLSTRIAKLMDQQVFADYANRLN
- a CDS encoding response regulator; its protein translation is MHTRVLLIEDSRFLREALEKSLTRKGFEVRMAADGEEGLRIAQEEGKFDLIVLDLFLPKLTGYDVLRRLQEDYATNDIPVLVLSGIAKENELRDLMNNGATQCLAKATLDLAAVVASAESCLHLKQRVA
- a CDS encoding sorbosone dehydrogenase family protein, which translates into the protein MKFSRFVALVTMVSISSGAYLLHAQTKSHAKKKKTPAASATAPAPVIKAPVITTGKDAFIDYTQEKPGAYRKITVPDLPEPFATESIDNGPKVVPRPSGAWPQALPGFKVELYASELDNPRLIRTAPNGDIFLAESNPGVVKIFRGVTADGKAAETEVFATGFKKPFGIAFYPPGPDPQWVYIGNTDAVVRYPYHNGDIKAAGPKQVIVSNLPSGGFLRGGGHWTRDIAFSQDGKKMYVSVGSHSNKDDTDGNSVENRRADILEYNPDGSGFRIYAYGIRNAVGIAFQPETGELWASVNERDTLGDDLVPDYITHVEEGGFYGWPWYYMGGHYDPQHKGKHPELQSKVITPDVLLQPHFASLEMVFYESRQFPAEYHGDIFAAEHGSWNRHKRSGYEVIRVPLKKGKAGGEYEDFLTGFTTDDGNVWGRPVGVAVGNDGSLFVTDDGSNSIWRVSYVGK
- a CDS encoding peroxiredoxin, which produces MRILVVSLLFLVCASVLSFSADESQQPAAPAAGTKAPDFTLSSQEGKQVSLNQFQGKWVVLYFYPKDFTSGCTLEAHNFQRDMDKYEQKNAAIVGVSVDTVDSHKGFCTKEGLNFKLLSDADHTVSQKYGSAKDYQGQTYAARHTFLIDPTGTIRKVYLEVKPATHSDEVLADLQQLQASK
- a CDS encoding helix-turn-helix domain-containing protein is translated as MKWRDMQKLAIDKAMRATKGDKLLVAALLGVGKTTIYRKIS
- a CDS encoding GNAT family N-acetyltransferase, with the protein product MHKRKTRSKHPGVEIRQAVAEDAALIAAVLLESFLEYRASYTEEGFSATTPKSDQVLARMSEGPVWVALHDNAIVGTASAVSKGTQLYIRGMAVVPTARGLKIGKLLLQYIESFAAAHGHRRLFLSTTPFLTHAIVLYEGLGFQRSNEGPHDLFGTPLFTMVKTLGHPAKAPLRGI
- a CDS encoding DUF3857 domain-containing protein, which produces MKAADKAPDWMHEAARQTLPAYPPETVAVILLDERNTTVKDNGEIETLYRRAYKILRPEARDEYGTVVVNFDSETKLSYLKAWAIPPTGPEYQVNEKDAIESGWTEDLYSDERRKGLQLPAVEPGSIVGYEFVQKERPYVFEDIWQLQHQIPVRHSRLTLNLPAGWEMATYWSNYAEVKPQPDGPTQYVWETENLPAVEHEDDMPSWLAVAGRLTVKYYPRDSALRAKSSGSWRDIGLWYAQLTADRRQPTPEIQKKVAELTSNAPTLLDKMQALASFMQHDIRYVEIQIGIGGLQPHSADAVFRNRYGDCKDKVTLLSTMMHEIGVESYYVIVDTQRGIVVPETPSIAGNHAILAIRLPESVPSANLYAIVQHPKLGRLLFFDPTSSYTPFGYLPYYLQDSYGLVAAPEGGELVHTPLLAPSASRLTRSAKFTLSPTGMLSGDVDEVRSGGEAASRRAEFQAVQPAERAKVVENIVGNSVNNFSIKSASVGNLDQYNLALTLKYNFVAENYARSSGNLLLVRPRVLGQKGGALGKEKDKKRLYPVELRDPSLQTDDFEITLPPGYVVDELPQPVEAKCDYGYYSSVVEVNGNTLHYKRTYEIKDVAVPAEKLDAFRDFLHQINSDERQSAVLRKAAN
- a CDS encoding DUF3857 domain-containing protein; protein product: MKRVLGLGSVATMCFGLAVAIAGFLPAALAEDWQPIAKEDLALKDNPASPGAHAMILYRESNVDTTEASVSEYVRIKIFTEAGKKAGDVEIPFIKRGEGGYDIHDVRARTIRPDGSIVNFDGKVYEKEVLKTGGIKFLVKAFSLPEVQPGCIIEYKYREQHDREYLVEPVWILQKDLFTRYAKFAFHPSKRDIDYQLYWRYNTPHKTEPKRQSDGSYMMELHDMPGIDDEKYMLPRPVLEARLEFFYRQSDEPSNEPPDHYWKRMGKKWNDEFEHYINRKGALESELGQIISPNDSTETKLRKIYARVQKIRNTLYDVEKTEKEIKVENLKKNDNVEDVLKHGYGTGRQINFLFIGLARTAGFEATTVYVAPRSNNFFHEQMEDPSEIDDDLVWVKLENKDVYLDPGDPFYPYGLLPWSETGVRGIRLNKQGGDTITTTVPDANDARRERKADIGLDADGNLSGKIIVDYFDASACMRRQEEHEDDDAGKKKDMTDLVREWLPSEASFEITETTGWDNNNAPLHIEGKIRMTGFGATTGRRILAPVTVFRSPEAQAFESAQRVNVIYFHYPYTEHDEIILHIPDGYSIETAPPAVKTPEAAVIDYSLAATPQGSIVHIDRRLDVKQILFEVKYYGALRSFFSQVKSDDESQLVLTTAQAAQKK